A single window of Candidatus Bathyarchaeota archaeon DNA harbors:
- a CDS encoding site-specific integrase, whose protein sequence is MESLKGESKNRGTIGYWATHEYSRRAVVDLDGKEFCGWGALAKMCEAAMDASRYTWEQKFLCQRDRALVAILFLTGCRAEEVARLRKSMFSFDEEWIYGKGIPVVKSWRYIDNKKTREEKQARGEKPRTKSLQKTREIVFPRREPLSELLIEWLDQVQDYLFPSKFHRHRKHLSPIRAYQIVTDLAKRTGFDMWPHRIRSERASQLGSEYGYRTRDIMRFFAWESEKTARRYVHESLEDIKLRIPIISYDIEVKDSLGLT, encoded by the coding sequence TTGGAAAGTCTAAAAGGAGAAAGCAAAAACAGAGGAACGATTGGCTATTGGGCTACACATGAATACTCTAGGCGCGCGGTTGTTGACTTAGACGGTAAAGAGTTCTGTGGTTGGGGCGCGTTGGCTAAGATGTGTGAGGCTGCTATGGATGCTTCGCGTTACACTTGGGAGCAAAAGTTTCTATGCCAAAGAGATAGAGCCTTAGTTGCTATACTGTTCTTGACGGGCTGCAGAGCCGAAGAGGTTGCTAGGCTGCGGAAGTCTATGTTTAGTTTTGACGAAGAATGGATCTACGGTAAAGGAATCCCGGTTGTGAAGTCGTGGCGATACATAGACAACAAGAAAACTAGAGAAGAGAAACAAGCGCGTGGCGAGAAGCCTAGAACAAAGAGCCTACAGAAAACACGCGAGATAGTTTTTCCTAGACGCGAGCCTCTAAGTGAGCTGCTAATAGAATGGCTAGATCAAGTGCAAGACTACCTATTCCCCTCTAAGTTTCACCGACACCGCAAACACCTAAGTCCGATAAGAGCCTACCAAATAGTAACCGATCTAGCAAAAAGAACAGGCTTCGACATGTGGCCTCACAGAATCCGATCAGAACGTGCTAGTCAACTAGGAAGCGAATACGGATATAGAACCCGGGATATAATGCGGTTCTTTGCGTGGGAATCAGAGAAAACAGCTAGACGCTACGTTCACGAAAGCCTAGAAGATATAAAGCTACGGATACCCATAATAAGCTACGACATAGAAGTTAAGGATTCGCTAGGACTCACGTAA
- the cdhB gene encoding CO dehydrogenase/acetyl-CoA synthase complex subunit epsilon: MGVKAEPWQKAEIAGPKKALLILKPEVVVAMVKRATRPILIVGHHAAEDYSDDVKMIDYAICMSKAAGVPVVATAHVTTEFIKRGFQPAGWMSAMDIGSRLTDPEWRGLDGEGPYDLALFMGLPYYMQFVILAGLKHFSRNVKTISLDRFYNPHATWSFPNLSIKDWNESFEIIVSKLRES; this comes from the coding sequence ATGGGTGTAAAAGCAGAACCGTGGCAAAAAGCCGAGATTGCAGGTCCAAAGAAGGCTCTTCTCATTTTAAAGCCTGAGGTGGTTGTCGCAATGGTAAAGAGGGCAACGCGTCCCATTTTGATTGTTGGACACCACGCTGCTGAGGATTATTCAGATGATGTTAAAATGATTGACTATGCAATCTGCATGAGTAAGGCTGCAGGTGTTCCAGTGGTTGCTACAGCTCATGTGACAACCGAATTTATTAAGAGAGGTTTTCAGCCTGCAGGTTGGATGTCCGCGATGGATATTGGAAGTAGGCTTACAGATCCGGAATGGAGAGGTTTAGACGGAGAAGGTCCATATGACCTTGCATTATTCATGGGGCTCCCTTACTACATGCAATTCGTAATCTTAGCAGGACTAAAACACTTTTCCAGAAACGTTAAGACAATAAGTCTAGACAGATTCTATAATCCCCACGCAACATGGTCATTCCCGAACCTTTCAATTAAGGATTGGAATGAAAGTTTTGAAATAATAGTGAGCAAGTTACGTGAGTCCTAG
- the cdhA gene encoding CO dehydrogenase/acetyl-CoA synthase complex subunit alpha has protein sequence MAKKELVVKAKELKTDVTVLKDLELSIGKILEETWEEPMGPTPYPSITDLREWDMKLLNKYKPFYLPFCDVCCLCTFGKCDLSGDKRGACGLNMAAQQSRIVLLACCIGAATHIAHVRHLVEHLIEKYGRNSSLDVGGLNIDIEAPVTRLVCGVRPQKLKDLEDALDYCEEQVTHLLSATHTGQEGSNIDFESKVLHAGMVDQVGMEIADLAQISVLGFPKGDPEAPLTDLGFAIADVSKPTILVIGHNVPSSVGIIDYLTDKGLSSKVEVVGICCTAHDITRYSSMAKIIGPISWQLRYIRSGLADLIVVDEQCIRADTLVEAQKIKAPVIASSPKNCLGLKNRTESLSKEVISDLVEEKVPGVLILDPDKVGEVAVETVMAVAPKRNKFKIIPEIEEIIAAAKECTGCNECMRACPNNQPIPDAIKAAAKGDLNPLAEILEDCIGCARCDSACPNDFPLHSFMVKAGEGNLWEEKFKMRVGRGAIQDVEIREVGGPIVLGEIPGVVAIVGCANYPHGGKEVAEIAEEFAKRRFIVIASGCAAMSIAMVKDEEGKTLYEKYPGAFEAGGILNVGSCVSNSHIAGAAIKIASIFAKRKLRANYEEIADYILNRVGAVGIAWGAMSQKAASIASGFWRLGVPVIVGPHGSKYRRMLLGRKDKEEDWYVFDARTGDKVYAGPAPEHLFTTAETKEEAMVLIAKLVMRPNDTTKGRAIKLTHYIDLHRRLYGIMPDDIHLFVRNNADIPITMKDEILKVLEEKGWKETRIPDPTLLPRLIRKRKGE, from the coding sequence TTGGCTAAGAAAGAGTTAGTTGTGAAAGCAAAAGAATTGAAAACAGATGTTACTGTCTTAAAGGATCTTGAATTGTCCATTGGCAAGATTCTCGAAGAAACATGGGAAGAACCCATGGGTCCAACCCCATACCCTTCCATAACCGACCTGCGAGAGTGGGACATGAAACTCCTCAACAAATACAAACCCTTCTACCTACCTTTCTGCGATGTCTGCTGCCTCTGCACCTTCGGAAAATGCGACCTATCAGGAGACAAACGAGGAGCCTGTGGACTGAACATGGCAGCCCAACAATCACGCATAGTCCTGCTTGCCTGCTGCATCGGAGCCGCCACGCACATTGCTCACGTCCGACATCTAGTGGAACACTTGATAGAGAAGTATGGTCGAAATAGTTCTCTCGATGTGGGAGGCTTAAACATAGACATAGAAGCACCAGTAACCCGCTTAGTCTGCGGCGTTAGACCCCAGAAGCTCAAAGATTTAGAGGACGCCCTCGATTACTGCGAAGAACAAGTTACTCATCTTCTCTCCGCTACTCACACGGGGCAGGAGGGAAGCAACATAGACTTCGAATCCAAAGTTCTCCATGCAGGAATGGTGGATCAGGTTGGCATGGAAATCGCAGATTTGGCCCAGATTTCAGTTCTTGGCTTTCCAAAAGGCGACCCAGAAGCCCCTCTAACTGATTTAGGCTTCGCCATAGCAGACGTCTCAAAACCTACAATTTTGGTTATCGGCCATAATGTTCCATCCTCCGTTGGCATAATCGACTACCTAACTGACAAAGGATTGTCAAGCAAAGTTGAAGTTGTAGGCATATGCTGCACGGCCCACGACATCACCAGATACAGCTCTATGGCAAAAATCATTGGACCAATTTCATGGCAACTGCGCTACATCAGAAGCGGGCTAGCCGACCTAATTGTAGTGGACGAGCAATGTATCCGAGCAGACACGCTGGTTGAAGCCCAAAAAATCAAAGCACCAGTAATCGCTTCAAGCCCGAAAAATTGCCTAGGGCTCAAAAACAGAACAGAAAGCCTGTCAAAAGAAGTGATATCGGACCTAGTGGAGGAAAAAGTTCCCGGAGTACTCATCTTAGACCCAGACAAAGTTGGAGAAGTTGCGGTTGAAACCGTAATGGCTGTAGCCCCAAAACGAAATAAATTCAAGATTATTCCGGAAATAGAAGAAATTATTGCTGCTGCAAAGGAATGCACTGGATGCAATGAGTGTATGCGAGCTTGTCCAAACAATCAACCTATTCCTGATGCTATAAAGGCGGCCGCGAAAGGAGACCTTAACCCGCTGGCTGAAATACTTGAGGATTGTATAGGTTGCGCCCGTTGCGACAGCGCTTGCCCAAACGACTTCCCGTTGCACAGCTTTATGGTAAAAGCTGGCGAAGGAAACTTATGGGAAGAGAAGTTCAAGATGCGGGTTGGGCGGGGTGCCATTCAGGACGTGGAGATAAGGGAAGTTGGCGGTCCCATAGTTCTCGGTGAAATTCCTGGAGTGGTGGCTATAGTAGGATGTGCCAATTACCCTCATGGTGGAAAGGAGGTTGCAGAGATTGCTGAGGAGTTTGCGAAGCGTAGGTTTATCGTTATCGCTTCAGGATGCGCGGCTATGTCTATAGCAATGGTGAAGGATGAGGAGGGAAAAACCCTCTATGAGAAATATCCGGGCGCCTTTGAAGCTGGCGGCATTCTCAACGTAGGCTCCTGCGTCTCGAACTCCCACATAGCTGGAGCAGCCATCAAGATTGCGAGCATTTTCGCAAAGAGAAAACTGCGGGCTAACTACGAGGAGATCGCTGATTATATCCTTAACAGGGTGGGAGCGGTTGGAATTGCTTGGGGCGCCATGTCCCAGAAAGCCGCCTCGATAGCCTCAGGCTTCTGGAGACTTGGTGTACCTGTGATTGTTGGGCCTCATGGATCTAAGTATCGGCGTATGCTTCTTGGAAGAAAAGACAAAGAGGAAGACTGGTATGTATTCGATGCTAGAACGGGCGACAAGGTTTATGCAGGTCCTGCTCCTGAACATCTCTTTACTACGGCTGAGACTAAAGAGGAAGCTATGGTGCTTATAGCAAAGCTTGTCATGAGACCCAACGACACGACTAAGGGTCGCGCCATAAAGTTAACCCATTACATTGACCTGCACAGGCGTCTCTATGGCATTATGCCTGACGACATACACCTCTTCGTCCGAAACAATGCTGACATACCTATCACCATGAAAGATGAAATCCTCAAAGTCTTAGAAGAAAAGGGATGGAAAGAGACGAGAATCCCAGATCCAACGCTACTACCTAGGCTTATTAGAAAGAGGAAAGGTGAATGA
- a CDS encoding AAA family ATPase, with protein sequence MKRLVSAGRGGSGKTTFVALIAKYLIEKGNTPLLLVDVDPDQNLGEMVGVDLKEEGKKTISELLIETFKEEGGTTVGVPPSERMESKIWEKGLYEGNSFDLIAVGTKFIEGCYCLPDAALKKALEHLTKTYKHVLVDSPAGLEHLNRRITSQVDDIFDIIDPSQKSFNHIERAYRVAKEVQINFKNFYVVAGYRVLEKLEAEVEKRIKLPYLGKIAYDKNVESCVLSGKSLLELPSSSPAYISVKKLMKKVGY encoded by the coding sequence ATGAAAAGGCTTGTTTCTGCAGGTAGAGGAGGGAGCGGAAAAACAACTTTCGTTGCCCTTATCGCCAAGTACTTAATTGAAAAGGGCAATACTCCCTTACTTCTTGTAGATGTAGATCCCGATCAAAACTTAGGAGAAATGGTTGGCGTAGACCTCAAAGAAGAAGGAAAGAAGACTATATCCGAATTATTGATTGAAACTTTCAAGGAGGAAGGAGGAACTACAGTCGGAGTGCCTCCTTCAGAAAGGATGGAAAGCAAAATCTGGGAAAAAGGATTATACGAAGGAAATTCTTTCGATTTAATCGCTGTTGGAACAAAATTTATTGAAGGCTGTTACTGTCTACCCGATGCTGCATTAAAAAAAGCCTTGGAACATTTGACGAAAACATATAAGCATGTTCTTGTCGATTCTCCTGCTGGGCTAGAGCATCTTAATAGGAGAATAACTTCTCAGGTCGATGACATATTTGACATAATAGACCCCTCTCAGAAATCCTTCAATCATATTGAACGAGCATACAGAGTCGCCAAAGAGGTTCAGATAAATTTTAAAAACTTCTACGTTGTCGCAGGCTATCGGGTTCTAGAGAAACTGGAAGCAGAAGTTGAAAAAAGAATAAAATTGCCATATCTGGGGAAAATTGCTTACGACAAAAATGTTGAAAGCTGTGTTCTGTCTGGAAAATCTTTACTTGAACTACCCTCTTCATCTCCCGCATACATTTCAGTGAAAAAGCTAATGAAAAAAGTAGGTTATTAA